Proteins encoded within one genomic window of Bacillus thuringiensis:
- a CDS encoding ABC-2 transporter permease → MQQLILKEFFLQKKMFPFYFLIPILSIFKNSVEPMGIAIGLFITCSTIIYISFYYDEKSKAEKVLVSLPITRQEIVIAKYISSTLFIMAGLSVTFIVVILGNILLGRDIVMPGYAVFSAIVATLIYCVVTIPTNYIGGYKAITVLNLIMLFPLMGMIGLMCNIFGDKTIMLKVLHSQEATLAMGVLGIGVLVSIVISMFLSMKMFQEEEL, encoded by the coding sequence ATGCAACAGTTGATTTTGAAGGAGTTTTTTTTACAGAAGAAGATGTTTCCTTTTTATTTTTTAATCCCTATTTTATCTATTTTTAAGAATTCCGTCGAACCAATGGGGATTGCAATAGGATTATTTATAACATGTAGTACGATTATATATATTTCTTTTTATTATGACGAGAAAAGTAAAGCAGAAAAAGTATTAGTGAGTTTGCCTATAACAAGACAAGAGATAGTTATAGCTAAATATATTTCAAGCACATTATTTATTATGGCTGGTTTGAGTGTAACTTTTATAGTCGTAATATTAGGAAATATTTTATTGGGCAGAGATATAGTCATGCCTGGATATGCAGTGTTTTCAGCGATAGTAGCAACTTTGATTTATTGTGTAGTAACGATACCGACTAATTACATTGGAGGATATAAAGCAATTACTGTCTTGAATTTGATTATGCTTTTTCCTTTAATGGGTATGATTGGTCTTATGTGCAATATTTTTGGTGATAAAACAATTATGTTAAAGGTACTTCACTCTCAAGAGGCTACACTAGCAATGGGTGTTCTTGGTATCGGAGTGTTAGTAAGTATAGTCATATCAATGTTTCTCTCAATGAAAATGTTTCAGGAGGAAGAGTTATAG
- a CDS encoding ABC-2 transporter permease, which translates to MRQLVYKDLFFFRGIWFVYLIIPFIFFLFESGDGILLSMSCLFITLSSVIILILIDERNTSNIMINSLPLSRKDIIIARYISCAIFIVGGMFSTMLVVFLIRGIAVIGDIGAYYPKLYIDISWYEVIKGAVYAIFFVVIFFPSYYVTRSKIARSIVSGASMVVGGIAWIFIGDGLDETTPSFIEWIMNPVHIGVFIIGGIILASVYIVSMLLTIKIYETRDL; encoded by the coding sequence ATGCGTCAGCTCGTATATAAAGATTTGTTCTTTTTTCGGGGGATATGGTTCGTATACCTTATTATACCATTTATATTCTTTTTATTTGAATCCGGTGATGGAATACTACTTTCTATGAGCTGTTTATTTATAACTCTTTCCTCAGTTATTATATTAATCTTAATAGATGAACGGAATACAAGTAACATTATGATTAATAGTTTACCGCTAAGTAGAAAGGATATCATAATTGCTAGATATATTTCCTGTGCAATATTTATTGTAGGTGGCATGTTCTCTACTATGTTGGTTGTTTTTCTTATAAGAGGTATCGCTGTTATTGGTGATATCGGTGCATATTATCCTAAACTTTATATTGATATTTCATGGTATGAAGTAATAAAGGGAGCTGTTTACGCCATATTTTTTGTTGTAATATTCTTTCCTAGTTATTATGTTACAAGGTCAAAGATAGCACGAAGTATAGTGTCAGGAGCATCAATGGTAGTTGGTGGAATTGCTTGGATATTCATAGGAGATGGATTGGATGAAACAACACCTTCATTCATTGAGTGGATTATGAATCCGGTGCATATTGGTGTATTTATAATTGGAGGAATTATATTAGCTAGTGTCTATATCGTTTCTATGCTTCTTACAATTAAAATTTATGAAACGCGTGATTTATAG
- a CDS encoding ABC transporter ATP-binding protein produces the protein MLKLKNVCKSYQDFAVKNISFTLPRGYIMGFVGPNGAGKSTTIKMIMNLIRKESGDIKIFGKDNKKAEKEIKQNIGFVYDENHYYEDLTCEQMKRIIAPLYKKWDEEQYESYMHRLQVPKYKKIKELSKGMKMKFAIAIALSHHAEFIIMDEPTAGLDPVVRSELLDMLQEIVMEDEVSVLFSTHITTDLERIADYITFINDGEIIFTGEKEDLMENYIIVKGSNDLVDREGKELFVGLRKNKFGFEGLAKDKQAIIDWFGNEVVLEKPTLDDIIVYTAKGRGAYASARI, from the coding sequence ATGTTAAAGCTAAAAAACGTTTGTAAAAGCTATCAAGATTTTGCAGTGAAAAATATAAGTTTTACATTACCACGCGGATATATTATGGGATTTGTCGGACCGAATGGGGCCGGGAAAAGTACGACGATCAAAATGATTATGAATTTAATTAGAAAAGAGAGTGGCGATATAAAAATTTTTGGAAAGGACAATAAGAAAGCAGAGAAGGAAATAAAACAAAATATCGGCTTTGTATATGATGAAAATCATTATTACGAAGATTTAACGTGTGAACAAATGAAGCGTATTATTGCACCGTTATATAAAAAGTGGGACGAAGAGCAGTATGAATCGTATATGCATAGATTGCAAGTTCCGAAGTATAAAAAAATTAAAGAACTATCAAAAGGGATGAAAATGAAGTTTGCGATTGCCATCGCGCTCTCGCACCACGCAGAGTTTATCATCATGGATGAACCAACAGCAGGATTAGATCCAGTTGTTCGAAGTGAATTGCTTGATATGCTGCAAGAAATTGTAATGGAAGATGAAGTATCGGTATTATTCTCTACGCACATTACAACAGATTTAGAGCGCATCGCAGATTATATTACGTTCATCAACGATGGAGAAATTATATTTACTGGTGAAAAAGAAGACTTAATGGAGAACTACATAATCGTAAAAGGAAGTAATGATTTAGTAGACCGAGAAGGAAAAGAACTATTTGTTGGATTACGAAAAAATAAATTTGGTTTTGAAGGTTTAGCGAAGGATAAACAAGCAATTATAGATTGGTTTGGAAATGAGGTTGTACTAGAAAAGCCTACCTTAGATGATATTATCGTTTACACCGCGAAAGGAAGAGGTGCCTATGCGTCAGCTCGTATATAA
- a CDS encoding GntR family transcriptional regulator yields the protein MNIIISNSSQDPIYVQIRKQLSQLILNGGLKGGDQLPSIRSLAKELQISVITTKRAYEELEKEGYIETVAGKGTYVSRKNNELLKEQRLRLLESEVEEIVNESKALQLSLEDLQQMIACLYEGE from the coding sequence ATGAATATTATTATTTCGAATTCTTCCCAAGACCCTATTTATGTGCAAATAAGAAAACAATTAAGCCAGCTTATTTTAAATGGTGGTTTAAAGGGTGGAGATCAATTACCGTCTATTCGTAGCTTAGCGAAGGAATTACAAATTAGTGTAATTACAACGAAGCGTGCGTACGAGGAGCTTGAAAAAGAAGGATATATAGAAACTGTTGCTGGGAAGGGGACTTATGTTTCACGTAAAAATAATGAACTACTAAAAGAACAAAGGCTTCGTCTATTGGAAAGTGAAGTGGAAGAGATTGTGAATGAAAGTAAGGCGTTGCAGCTTTCACTTGAAGATTTACAGCAGATGATTGCGTGTTTATATGAGGGGGAATAA